The Scylla paramamosain isolate STU-SP2022 chromosome 42, ASM3559412v1, whole genome shotgun sequence genome has a segment encoding these proteins:
- the LOC135093174 gene encoding 5-phosphohydroxy-L-lysine phospho-lyase-like isoform X1: MDGRGMCNQHFIPSPLKIVRAQKQYMTDNMGVQYLDCVSNVVHVGHCHPQVVAAGKNQMATLVTAQGFINDSLTKYVKELTSHLPDTLNVVYLVNSGSEANDLALRLARSHTSHKDVVVFDEAYHGNLGNLIDISPKMFKRMPQGKKDFVHVIPCPDTYRGPHRDDSPGAAAAEKYVMEAERVVMQAIQNNRKISCLFTECVVVNCGVIVPPRNYFSLLYNLIREVGGVCVADEVQTALGRTGECFWAFEHYGVVPDIVTTGKPLGNGYPMAAVITTREISESLGEYYSTFGGNPVACAVGMAVLDVIENEKLVQSAKAVGKTLLENLQLLKTKHECVGDVRGMGLCLALDIVQDKASRKPARELAQTIVHRVKEDHHTLLQVQGPGHNIITITPPMCFTQLNARSLTTALDEALTACCLRNQHSDLMSHPLGLERNQAVLSLEELERFDEEEVTGPEPKRPRTSYDDVD; encoded by the exons ATGGACGGAAGGGGAATGTG taACCAGCACTTCATCCCCAGTCCCCTCAAGATTGTCCGTGCCCAGAAGCAGTACATGACAGACAACATGGGGGTGCAGTACCTGGACTGTGTTTCCAATGTGGTGCATG TGGGTCATTGTCATCCacaggtggtggcagcgggCAAGAACCAGATGGCAACTCTGGTGACGGCACAAGGCTTCATCAATGACTCACTCACAAAGTATGTTAAGGAACTGACCAGTCACCTCCCAGACACCCTCAATGTCGTGTATCTTGTTAACTCCGG GTCAGAAGCCAATGACCTTGCCCTCAGACTGGCTCGCTCCCACACCAGCCACAAGGATGTAGTTGTGTTTGACGA GGCATATCATGGAAACTTGGGTAACCTCATAGACATAAGTCCTAAAATGTTCAAGAGAATGCCACAGGGCAAGAAAGATTTTGTTCATGTGATACCTTGTCCGGACACCTACAGGGGACCACACCGTGATGACTCTCctggggcag CAGCAGCGGAGAAGTATGTGATGGAGGCAGAGCGTGTGGTGATGCAGGCGATACAGAACAACCGCAAGATCAGCTGCCTCTTCACTGAATGTGTAGTTGTCAATTGTGGTGTCATTGTGCCCCCAAGAAACTACTTCTCCCTCTTGTACAA CCTGATTCGGGAggtgggaggtgtgtgtgttgcagacgAAGTGCAGACTGCTCTTGGGAGGACGGGCGAGTGCTTCTGGGCCTTTGAG CACTATGGCGTTGTGCCAGACATCGTGACCACAGGCAAGCCCCTTGGTAATGGCTACCCCATGGCagctgtcatcaccaccagggAAATTTCAGAATCCTTAGGGGAATACTACTCCACT tttggtGGCAACCCTGTAGCGTGTGCAGTGGGCATGGCAGTGCTAGATGTAATAGAGAATGAGAAGCTAGTGCAAAGTGCCAAGGCAGTGGGGAAGACACTCCTGGAGAACCTACAGTTGCTCAAGACAAAACATGAGTGTGTTGGGGATGTGAGGGGCATGGGACTCTGCCTTGCCCTTGACATTGTACAGGACAAGGCCTCCCGCAAGCCAGCCAGAGAACTCGCCCAGACCATTGTTCATAG GGTGAAGGAGGACCACCACACTCTCCTCCAGGTTCAGGGTCCAGGGcacaacatcatcaccatcacaccaccaatGTGCTTCACGCAACTCAATGCACGCAGCCTCACCACTGCCCTGGATGAGGCCCTCACGGCGTGCTGTCTAAGGAACCAACACTCTGACTT GATGAGTCACCCGCTGGGTTTGGAGCGGAATCAAGCTGTCCTCTCACTAGAGGAACTGGAGAGatttgatgaggaggaggtgacgggGCCTGAGCCGAAGAGACCTCGCACTAGCTATGATGATGTggactga
- the LOC135093174 gene encoding 5-phosphohydroxy-L-lysine phospho-lyase-like isoform X2, whose translation MDGRGMCNQHFIPSPLKIVRAQKQYMTDNMGVQYLDCVSNVVHVGHCHPQVVAAGKNQMATLVTAQGFINDSLTKYVKELTSHLPDTLNVVYLVNSGSEANDLALRLARSHTSHKDVVVFDEAYHGNLGNLIDISPKMFKRMPQGKKDFVHVIPCPDTYRGPHRDDSPGAAAEKYVMEAERVVMQAIQNNRKISCLFTECVVVNCGVIVPPRNYFSLLYNLIREVGGVCVADEVQTALGRTGECFWAFEHYGVVPDIVTTGKPLGNGYPMAAVITTREISESLGEYYSTFGGNPVACAVGMAVLDVIENEKLVQSAKAVGKTLLENLQLLKTKHECVGDVRGMGLCLALDIVQDKASRKPARELAQTIVHRVKEDHHTLLQVQGPGHNIITITPPMCFTQLNARSLTTALDEALTACCLRNQHSDLMSHPLGLERNQAVLSLEELERFDEEEVTGPEPKRPRTSYDDVD comes from the exons ATGGACGGAAGGGGAATGTG taACCAGCACTTCATCCCCAGTCCCCTCAAGATTGTCCGTGCCCAGAAGCAGTACATGACAGACAACATGGGGGTGCAGTACCTGGACTGTGTTTCCAATGTGGTGCATG TGGGTCATTGTCATCCacaggtggtggcagcgggCAAGAACCAGATGGCAACTCTGGTGACGGCACAAGGCTTCATCAATGACTCACTCACAAAGTATGTTAAGGAACTGACCAGTCACCTCCCAGACACCCTCAATGTCGTGTATCTTGTTAACTCCGG GTCAGAAGCCAATGACCTTGCCCTCAGACTGGCTCGCTCCCACACCAGCCACAAGGATGTAGTTGTGTTTGACGA GGCATATCATGGAAACTTGGGTAACCTCATAGACATAAGTCCTAAAATGTTCAAGAGAATGCCACAGGGCAAGAAAGATTTTGTTCATGTGATACCTTGTCCGGACACCTACAGGGGACCACACCGTGATGACTCTCctggggcag CAGCGGAGAAGTATGTGATGGAGGCAGAGCGTGTGGTGATGCAGGCGATACAGAACAACCGCAAGATCAGCTGCCTCTTCACTGAATGTGTAGTTGTCAATTGTGGTGTCATTGTGCCCCCAAGAAACTACTTCTCCCTCTTGTACAA CCTGATTCGGGAggtgggaggtgtgtgtgttgcagacgAAGTGCAGACTGCTCTTGGGAGGACGGGCGAGTGCTTCTGGGCCTTTGAG CACTATGGCGTTGTGCCAGACATCGTGACCACAGGCAAGCCCCTTGGTAATGGCTACCCCATGGCagctgtcatcaccaccagggAAATTTCAGAATCCTTAGGGGAATACTACTCCACT tttggtGGCAACCCTGTAGCGTGTGCAGTGGGCATGGCAGTGCTAGATGTAATAGAGAATGAGAAGCTAGTGCAAAGTGCCAAGGCAGTGGGGAAGACACTCCTGGAGAACCTACAGTTGCTCAAGACAAAACATGAGTGTGTTGGGGATGTGAGGGGCATGGGACTCTGCCTTGCCCTTGACATTGTACAGGACAAGGCCTCCCGCAAGCCAGCCAGAGAACTCGCCCAGACCATTGTTCATAG GGTGAAGGAGGACCACCACACTCTCCTCCAGGTTCAGGGTCCAGGGcacaacatcatcaccatcacaccaccaatGTGCTTCACGCAACTCAATGCACGCAGCCTCACCACTGCCCTGGATGAGGCCCTCACGGCGTGCTGTCTAAGGAACCAACACTCTGACTT GATGAGTCACCCGCTGGGTTTGGAGCGGAATCAAGCTGTCCTCTCACTAGAGGAACTGGAGAGatttgatgaggaggaggtgacgggGCCTGAGCCGAAGAGACCTCGCACTAGCTATGATGATGTggactga
- the LOC135093334 gene encoding small nuclear ribonucleoprotein F-like: MSVAVPTPINPKPFLNQLTGQAVVVKLKWGHEYKGILVSVDSYMNLQLANTEEYIEGQSTGSLGEVLIRCNNVLYIRGAEDEDEEEGQMKE, translated from the exons ATG TCTGTAGCGGTGCCCACCCCCATCAACCCAAAGCCCTTCCTGAACCAACTGACGGGTCAAGCAGTTGTGGTAAAGCTCAAGTGGGGTCATGAGTATAAGGGAATCCTTGTCTCTGTTGACAGTTACATGAATCTCCAG tTGGCCAACACAGAGGAGTACATTGAGGGCCAGTCTACTGGCAGTCTTGGTGAGGTGCTGATCAGATGTAATAATGTCCTGTATATTCGAGGGgctgaagatgaggatgaggaggagggacagatgaaagaatag
- the LOC135093332 gene encoding uncharacterized protein LOC135093332 isoform X2, whose amino-acid sequence MIWCCGCRTSQQSGNTLTENTTRGCIWKWRVPTENRKSLLVGALVFLDPKSIPAGVVYGTDREQVHSHKLTGPVVEIEVSTNDDLSFVTEGISLNMSYYDPDVTTERNVCGGAEVSGTLGETLKWDLTRCSVLNLGHRGRRVTRCHCQGPGVFAFIKMPEIQTDDSALKRPVLVVVALTCCAFILLLLLALLRIFLLSSASSVPSGRRRENSDGSRLMNGLKARMTFSMLCFSSNSDGQSDIEMPYIPSPFEAPHSSPGSINVRRRNKDFYPDPRYLNMQIVTDVKRSVHSHIYENIFHLSEPEQQTRQGSHVLDCEYEIPDDIHLPLVNIHKSDPDDSQC is encoded by the exons ATGATCTGGTGCTGTGGGTGCAGGACATCCCAGCAGAGTGGGAATACTCTAACAGAGAACACAACAAGAG GCTGCATTTGGAAATGGCGAGTACCAACAGAGAACAGGAAGTCATTGCTTGTGGGTGCACTTGTGTTCCTAGATCCCAAGAGCATCCCAGCAGGTGTTGTGTATGGCACAGATAG GGAGCAGGTCCACAGCCACAAGTTAACTGGCCCAGTGGTGGAGATTGAGGTATCCACCAATGATGACTTGTCCTTTGTCACTGAGGGCATCAGTTTGAACATGTCCTACTATGACCCAGATGTAACCACAGAAAG GAATGTGTGTGGTGGAGCTGAGGTGTCCGGGACATTGGGCGAGACTCTGAAGTGGGATCTGACCAGGTGCAGTGTGCTGAACCTGGGACACAGAGGCAGGAGGGTGACCAGGTGCCACTGTCAGGGTCCTGGAGTGTTTGCTTTTATTAAAATGCCAGAG ATACAGACTGATGATTCAGCCTTGAAGAGGCcagtgctggtggtagtggcttTGACCTGCTGTGCATttatcctgctgctgctgctggcattACTTCGCATCTTTCTCCTGTCGTCAGCTTCATCTGTGCCTTCTGGTAGGCGAAGGGAAAACAGTGATGGCAGCAGGCTGATGAACGGACTCAAAGCTAGAATGACGTTCTCCatgctttgtttttcttctaattcAGATGGACAAAGTGATATAGAAATGCCGTACATCCCCAGTCCATTTGAGGCTCCGCATTCCTCTCCTGGATCTATTAATGTcagaaggagaaataaggacTTCTACCCAGATCCTCGCTACTTAAACATGCAAATTGTAACAGATGTCAAGAGATCGGTACATTCccatatatatgaaaatatttttcatctttcagaACCTGAACAGCAAACAAGACAAGGTTCACATGTCTTAGACTGTGAGTACGAGATCCCAGATGACATTCACCTCCCTTTGGTTAATATTCATAAGTCAGACCCAGATGATAGTCAGTGTTAG
- the LOC135093332 gene encoding uncharacterized protein LOC135093332 isoform X1, whose product MIWCCGCRTSQQSGNTLTENTTRGCIWKWRVPTENRKSLLVGALVFLDPKSIPAGVVYGTDSREQVHSHKLTGPVVEIEVSTNDDLSFVTEGISLNMSYYDPDVTTERNVCGGAEVSGTLGETLKWDLTRCSVLNLGHRGRRVTRCHCQGPGVFAFIKMPEIQTDDSALKRPVLVVVALTCCAFILLLLLALLRIFLLSSASSVPSGRRRENSDGSRLMNGLKARMTFSMLCFSSNSDGQSDIEMPYIPSPFEAPHSSPGSINVRRRNKDFYPDPRYLNMQIVTDVKRSVHSHIYENIFHLSEPEQQTRQGSHVLDCEYEIPDDIHLPLVNIHKSDPDDSQC is encoded by the exons ATGATCTGGTGCTGTGGGTGCAGGACATCCCAGCAGAGTGGGAATACTCTAACAGAGAACACAACAAGAG GCTGCATTTGGAAATGGCGAGTACCAACAGAGAACAGGAAGTCATTGCTTGTGGGTGCACTTGTGTTCCTAGATCCCAAGAGCATCCCAGCAGGTGTTGTGTATGGCACAGATAG CAGGGAGCAGGTCCACAGCCACAAGTTAACTGGCCCAGTGGTGGAGATTGAGGTATCCACCAATGATGACTTGTCCTTTGTCACTGAGGGCATCAGTTTGAACATGTCCTACTATGACCCAGATGTAACCACAGAAAG GAATGTGTGTGGTGGAGCTGAGGTGTCCGGGACATTGGGCGAGACTCTGAAGTGGGATCTGACCAGGTGCAGTGTGCTGAACCTGGGACACAGAGGCAGGAGGGTGACCAGGTGCCACTGTCAGGGTCCTGGAGTGTTTGCTTTTATTAAAATGCCAGAG ATACAGACTGATGATTCAGCCTTGAAGAGGCcagtgctggtggtagtggcttTGACCTGCTGTGCATttatcctgctgctgctgctggcattACTTCGCATCTTTCTCCTGTCGTCAGCTTCATCTGTGCCTTCTGGTAGGCGAAGGGAAAACAGTGATGGCAGCAGGCTGATGAACGGACTCAAAGCTAGAATGACGTTCTCCatgctttgtttttcttctaattcAGATGGACAAAGTGATATAGAAATGCCGTACATCCCCAGTCCATTTGAGGCTCCGCATTCCTCTCCTGGATCTATTAATGTcagaaggagaaataaggacTTCTACCCAGATCCTCGCTACTTAAACATGCAAATTGTAACAGATGTCAAGAGATCGGTACATTCccatatatatgaaaatatttttcatctttcagaACCTGAACAGCAAACAAGACAAGGTTCACATGTCTTAGACTGTGAGTACGAGATCCCAGATGACATTCACCTCCCTTTGGTTAATATTCATAAGTCAGACCCAGATGATAGTCAGTGTTAG
- the LOC135093332 gene encoding uncharacterized protein LOC135093332 isoform X3 has protein sequence MIWCCGCRTSQQSGNTLTENTTRGCIWKWRVPTENRKSLLVGALVFLDPKSIPAGVVYGTDSREQVHSHKLTGPVVEIEVSTNDDLSFVTEGISLNMSYYDPDVTTERNVCGGAEVSGTLGETLKWDLTRCSVLNLGHRGRRVTRCHCQGPGVFAFIKMPENLNSKQDKVHMS, from the exons ATGATCTGGTGCTGTGGGTGCAGGACATCCCAGCAGAGTGGGAATACTCTAACAGAGAACACAACAAGAG GCTGCATTTGGAAATGGCGAGTACCAACAGAGAACAGGAAGTCATTGCTTGTGGGTGCACTTGTGTTCCTAGATCCCAAGAGCATCCCAGCAGGTGTTGTGTATGGCACAGATAG CAGGGAGCAGGTCCACAGCCACAAGTTAACTGGCCCAGTGGTGGAGATTGAGGTATCCACCAATGATGACTTGTCCTTTGTCACTGAGGGCATCAGTTTGAACATGTCCTACTATGACCCAGATGTAACCACAGAAAG GAATGTGTGTGGTGGAGCTGAGGTGTCCGGGACATTGGGCGAGACTCTGAAGTGGGATCTGACCAGGTGCAGTGTGCTGAACCTGGGACACAGAGGCAGGAGGGTGACCAGGTGCCACTGTCAGGGTCCTGGAGTGTTTGCTTTTATTAAAATGCCAGAG aACCTGAACAGCAAACAAGACAAGGTTCACATGTCTTAG
- the LOC135093332 gene encoding uncharacterized protein LOC135093332 isoform X4 produces MIWCCGCRTSQQSGNTLTENTTRGCIWKWRVPTENRKSLLVGALVFLDPKSIPAGVVYGTDSREQVHSHKLTGPVVEIEVSTNDDLSFVTEGISLNMSYYDPDVTTERNVCGGAEVSGTLGETLKWDLTRCSVLNLGHRGRRVTRCHCQGPGVFAFIKMPELVPTDTD; encoded by the exons ATGATCTGGTGCTGTGGGTGCAGGACATCCCAGCAGAGTGGGAATACTCTAACAGAGAACACAACAAGAG GCTGCATTTGGAAATGGCGAGTACCAACAGAGAACAGGAAGTCATTGCTTGTGGGTGCACTTGTGTTCCTAGATCCCAAGAGCATCCCAGCAGGTGTTGTGTATGGCACAGATAG CAGGGAGCAGGTCCACAGCCACAAGTTAACTGGCCCAGTGGTGGAGATTGAGGTATCCACCAATGATGACTTGTCCTTTGTCACTGAGGGCATCAGTTTGAACATGTCCTACTATGACCCAGATGTAACCACAGAAAG GAATGTGTGTGGTGGAGCTGAGGTGTCCGGGACATTGGGCGAGACTCTGAAGTGGGATCTGACCAGGTGCAGTGTGCTGAACCTGGGACACAGAGGCAGGAGGGTGACCAGGTGCCACTGTCAGGGTCCTGGAGTGTTTGCTTTTATTAAAATGCCAGAG CTTGTACCAACAGATACAGACTGA